The Methanobrevibacter gottschalkii DSM 11977 genome includes a region encoding these proteins:
- a CDS encoding transcriptional regulator encodes MSENESEPNFWSLIGYIKVSPARLNCITCIGTEYKMPKEIVDATGMRITQISNALHDLKEKKIVVCLNEENIKGRLYQNTELGLQLLEELKK; translated from the coding sequence ATGAGTGAAAATGAATCAGAACCAAATTTTTGGTCTTTAATTGGATATATAAAAGTTTCTCCAGCACGTTTAAATTGCATCACTTGTATCGGCACTGAATATAAAATGCCAAAAGAAATTGTTGATGCAACAGGAATGCGAATAACACAAATATCAAATGCATTACACGACCTAAAAGAAAAGAAAATAGTAGTCTGTTTAAATGAGGAAAATATCAAAGGCAGACTATACCAAAATACCGAATTAGGATTACAGCTATTGGAAGAATTAAAAAAATAA